A portion of the Pan troglodytes isolate AG18354 chromosome 10, NHGRI_mPanTro3-v2.0_pri, whole genome shotgun sequence genome contains these proteins:
- the MBD6 gene encoding methyl-CpG-binding domain protein 6 isoform X2 has translation MNGGNESSGADRAGGPVATSVPIGWQRCVREGAVLYISPSGTELSSLEQTRSYLLSDGTCKCGLECPLNVPKVFNFDPLAPVTPGGAGVGPASEEDMTKLCNHRRKAVAMATLYRSMETTCSHSSPGEGASPQMFHTVSPGPPSARPPCRVPPTTPLNGGPGSLPPEPPSVSQAFPTLAGPGGLFPPRLPDPVPSGGSSSPRFLPRGNAPSPAPPPPPAISLNAPSYNWGAALRSSLVPSDLGSPPAPHASSSPPSDPPLFHCSDALTPPPLPPSNNLPAHPGPASQPPVSSATMHLPLVLGPLGGAPTVEGPGAPPFLASSLLSAAAKAQHPPLPPPSTLQGRRPRAQAPSASHSSSLRPSQRRPRRPPTVFRLLEGRGPQTPRRSRPRAPAPVPQPFSLPEPSQPILPSVLSLLGLPTPGPSHSDGSFNLLGSDAHLPPPPTLSSGSPPQPRHPIQPSLPGTTSGSLSSVPGAPAPPAASKAPVVPSPVLQSPSEGLGMGAGPACPLPPLAGGEAFPFPSPEQGLALSGAGFPGMLGALPLPLSLGQPPPSPLLNHSLFGVLTGGGGQPPPEPLLPPPGGPGPPLAPGEPEGPSLLVASLLPPPPSDLLPPPSAPPSNLLASFLPLLALGPTAGDGEGSAEGAGGPSGEPFSGLGDLSPLLFPPLSAPPTLIALNSALLAATLDPPSGTPPQPCVLSAPQPGPPTSSVTTATTDPGASSLGKAPSNSGRPPQLLSPLLGASLLGDLSSLTSSPGALPSLLQPPGPLLSGQLGLQLLPGGGAPPPLSEASSPLACLLQSLQIPPEQPEAPCLPPESPASALEPEPARPPLSALAPPHGSPDPPVPELLTGRGSGKRGRRGGGGLRGINGEARPARGRKPGSRREPGRLALKWGTRGGFNGQMERSPRRTHHWQHNGELAEGGAEPKDPPPPGPHSEDLKVPPGVVRKSRRGRRRKYNPTRNSNSSRQDITLEPSPTARAAVPLPPRARPGRPAKNKRRKLAP, from the exons ATGAATGGGGGCAATGAGAGCAGTGGAGCAGACAGAGCTGGGGGCCCTGTGGCCACATCTGTCCCCATCGGCTGGCAGCGCTGTGTGCGAGAGGGTGCTGTGCTCTACATCAG TCCAAGTGGCACAGAGCTGTCTTCCTTGGAGCAAACCCGGAGCTACCTCCTCAGCGATGGGACCTGCAAGTGCGGTCTGGAGTGTCCACTTAATGTCCCCAAG GTTTTCAACTTTGACCCTTTGGCCCCGGTGACCCCGGGTGGGGCCGGGGTGGGGCCAGCATCAGAGGAGGACATGACCAAGCTGTGCAACCACCGGCGGAAAGCTGTTGCTATGGCAACTCTGTACCGCAGCATGGAGACCACCTGCTCACACTCTTCTCCTG GAGAGGGAGCGAGCCCCCAAATGTTCCACACTGTGTCCCCAGGGCCCCCCTCTGCCCGCCCTCCCTGTCGAGTTCCTCCTACAACTCCACTTAATGGGGGTCCTGGCTCCCTTCCCCCAGAACCACCCTCAGTTTCCCAGGCCTTTCCCACTCTAGCAGGCCCTGGGGGGCTTTTCCCCCCAAGGCTTCCTGACCCAGTCCCTTCTGGGGGCAGTAGCAGCCCCCGTTTCCTCCCAAGGGGCAATGCCCCCTCTCcagccccacctcctccacctgcTATCAGCCTCAATGCTCCCTCATACAACTGGGGAGCTGCCCTCAGATCCAGCCTGGTGCCCTCTGACCTGGGCTCTCCTCCGGCCCCTCATGCCTCCTCCTCACCACCTTCAGACCCTCCTCTCTTCCACTGTAGTGATGCCTTAacaccccctcccctgcccccgaGCAATAATCTCCCCGCCCACCCTGGTCCTGCCTCTCAGCCACCAGTGTCTTCAGCCACTATGCACCTGCCCCTGGTCTTGGGGCCCCTGGGAGGGGCCCCCACGGTGGAGGGGCCTGGGGCACCCCCCTTCCTTGCTAGCAGCCTACTCTCTGCAGCGGCCAAGGCACAGCATCCCCCACTACCCCCTCCCAGCACTTTACAGGGCCGAAGGCCCCGTGCCCAGGCACCCTCAGCTTCCCACTCCTCATCACTTCGTCCCTCTCAGCGTCGTCCCCGCAGACCCCCTACTGTATTTCGATTGCTAGAAGGGAGAGGCCCTCAAACCCCTAGACGGAGCCGTCCTCGGGCCCCTGCTCCTGTCCCCCAACCCTTTTCTCTCCCAGAGCCATCCCAACCAATTCTCCCTTCTGTGCTGTCCCTGCTGGGACTCCCCACCCCTGGCCCTTCCCACTCTGATGGAAGCTTTAACCTTTTGGGGTCAGATGCAcaccttcctcctcccccaaccctctCCTCAGGgagccctccccagcccaggCACCCCATCCAGCCCTCCCTGCCTGGGACCACCAGTGGCAGCCTCAGCAGTGTGCCAG GTGCCCCTGCCCCACCAGCTGCCTCCAAAGCCCCAGTAGTCCCCAGCCCTGTGCTTCAAAGCCCATCCGAagggctggggatgggggcaggCCCGGCCTGCCCTCTGCCTCCCCTGGCTGGTGGAGAGGctttccctttccccagccctGAGCAGGGCCTGGCACTGAGTGGAGCTGGCTTCCCTGGGATGCTTGGGGCCTTGCCTCTCCCTCTGAGTCTGGggcagcctccaccttctccaTTGCTCAACCACAGTTTATTTGGTGTGCTGACTGGGGGAGGAGGACAACCTCCCCCTGAGCCCCTGCTACCCCCACCAGGAGGACCTGGTCCTCCCCTAGCCCCAGGAGAGCCTGAAGGGCCTTCGCTTTTGGTGGCTTCCTTGCTTCCTCCACCACCCTCAGACCTTCTTCCACCTCCTTCAGCACCTCCCAGCAACCTCCTTGCCTCTTTCCTGCCCCTGTTGGCTCTGGGCCCCAcagctggggatggggagggatcTGCAGAGGGAGCCGGGGGTCCAAGTGGGGAGCCATTTTCAGGCTTGGGAGACCTGTCCCCCCTACTTTTCCCCCCACTTTCAGCCCCCCCTACCCTCATAGCTTTAAATTCTGCGCTGCTGGCTGCCACCCTGGATCCCCCCTCGGGGACACCCCCCCAG ccCTGTGTCCTGAGTGCCCCCCAACCTGGACCACCTACCTCCAGTGTCACCACGGCAACTACTGACCCGGGGGCCTCCTCTCTGGGCAAGGCCCCCTCCAACTCAGGGAGACCCCCCCAACTCCTTAGCCCTCTGCTGGGTGCCAGCCTGCTGG GTGACCTGTCTTCACTGACCAGCAGCCCTGGAGCCCTCCCCAGCCTGTTGCAGCCTCCTGGCCCTCTTCTCTCTGGCCAGTTGGGGCTGCAGCTCCTCCCTGGGGGGGGAGCTCCTCCACCCCTCTCAGAGGCTTCTAGTCCCCTAGCCTGCCTGCTACAGAGTCTCCAG ATCCCTCCAGAGCAGCCAGAAGCCCCCTGTCTACCCCCCGAGAGCCCTGCCTCAGCCCTCGAACCAGAGCCTGCCAGGCCTCCCCTCAGTGCCTTAGCCCCACCCCATGGTTCTCCCGACCCCCCAGTCCCTGAGCTGCTCACTGGGAGGGGGTCAGGGAAACGGGGccggaggggaggagggggacttAGGGGCATTAATGGTGAGGCCAGGCCAGCCCGGGGCCGAAAGCCTGGCAGCCGGCGGGAGCCTGGCCGACTGGCCCTCAAATGGGGGACACGTGGTGGCTTCAATGGACAAATGGAAAGGTCCCCAAGAAGAACCCACCATTGGCAGCATAATGGGGAGCTGGCTGAAGGGGGTGCTGAGCCCAAGGATCCACCCCCTCCCGGGCCCCATTCTGAGGACCTTAAG GTGCCCCCGGGAGTAGTCAGAAAGTCTCGTCGTGGCCGTAGGAGAAAATACAA CCCTACCCGGAACAGCAATAGCTCCCGCCAGGACATTACCTTGGAACCCAGCCCTACAGCCCGA GCGGCTgtccctctgcctccccgggCCCGCCCTGGCCGTCCTGCCAAAAACAAGAGGAGGAAACTGGCCCCATAG
- the MBD6 gene encoding methyl-CpG-binding domain protein 6 isoform X1, with product MNGGNESSGADRAGGPVATSVPIGWQRCVREGAVLYISPSGTELSSLEQTRSYLLSDGTCKCGLECPLNVPKVFNFDPLAPVTPGGAGVGPASEEDMTKLCNHRRKAVAMATLYRSMETTCSHSSPGEGASPQMFHTVSPGPPSARPPCRVPPTTPLNGGPGSLPPEPPSVSQAFPTLAGPGGLFPPRLPDPVPSGGSSSPRFLPRGNAPSPAPPPPPAISLNAPSYNWGAALRSSLVPSDLGSPPAPHASSSPPSDPPLFHCSDALTPPPLPPSNNLPAHPGPASQPPVSSATMHLPLVLGPLGGAPTVEGPGAPPFLASSLLSAAAKAQHPPLPPPSTLQGRRPRAQAPSASHSSSLRPSQRRPRRPPTVFRLLEGRGPQTPRRSRPRAPAPVPQPFSLPEPSQPILPSVLSLLGLPTPGPSHSDGSFNLLGSDAHLPPPPTLSSGSPPQPRHPIQPSLPGTTSGSLSSVPGAPAPPAASKAPVVPSPVLQSPSEGLGMGAGPACPLPPLAGGEAFPFPSPEQGLALSGAGFPGMLGALPLPLSLGQPPPSPLLNHSLFGVLTGGGGQPPPEPLLPPPGGPGPPLAPGEPEGPSLLVASLLPPPPSDLLPPPSAPPSNLLASFLPLLALGPTAGDGEGSAEGAGGPSGEPFSGLGDLSPLLFPPLSAPPTLIALNSALLAATLDPPSGTPPQPCVLSAPQPGPPTSSVTTATTDPGASSLGKAPSNSGRPPQLLSPLLGASLLGDLSSLTSSPGALPSLLQPPGPLLSGQLGLQLLPGGGAPPPLSEASSPLACLLQSLQQIPPEQPEAPCLPPESPASALEPEPARPPLSALAPPHGSPDPPVPELLTGRGSGKRGRRGGGGLRGINGEARPARGRKPGSRREPGRLALKWGTRGGFNGQMERSPRRTHHWQHNGELAEGGAEPKDPPPPGPHSEDLKVPPGVVRKSRRGRRRKYNPTRNSNSSRQDITLEPSPTARAAVPLPPRARPGRPAKNKRRKLAP from the exons ATGAATGGGGGCAATGAGAGCAGTGGAGCAGACAGAGCTGGGGGCCCTGTGGCCACATCTGTCCCCATCGGCTGGCAGCGCTGTGTGCGAGAGGGTGCTGTGCTCTACATCAG TCCAAGTGGCACAGAGCTGTCTTCCTTGGAGCAAACCCGGAGCTACCTCCTCAGCGATGGGACCTGCAAGTGCGGTCTGGAGTGTCCACTTAATGTCCCCAAG GTTTTCAACTTTGACCCTTTGGCCCCGGTGACCCCGGGTGGGGCCGGGGTGGGGCCAGCATCAGAGGAGGACATGACCAAGCTGTGCAACCACCGGCGGAAAGCTGTTGCTATGGCAACTCTGTACCGCAGCATGGAGACCACCTGCTCACACTCTTCTCCTG GAGAGGGAGCGAGCCCCCAAATGTTCCACACTGTGTCCCCAGGGCCCCCCTCTGCCCGCCCTCCCTGTCGAGTTCCTCCTACAACTCCACTTAATGGGGGTCCTGGCTCCCTTCCCCCAGAACCACCCTCAGTTTCCCAGGCCTTTCCCACTCTAGCAGGCCCTGGGGGGCTTTTCCCCCCAAGGCTTCCTGACCCAGTCCCTTCTGGGGGCAGTAGCAGCCCCCGTTTCCTCCCAAGGGGCAATGCCCCCTCTCcagccccacctcctccacctgcTATCAGCCTCAATGCTCCCTCATACAACTGGGGAGCTGCCCTCAGATCCAGCCTGGTGCCCTCTGACCTGGGCTCTCCTCCGGCCCCTCATGCCTCCTCCTCACCACCTTCAGACCCTCCTCTCTTCCACTGTAGTGATGCCTTAacaccccctcccctgcccccgaGCAATAATCTCCCCGCCCACCCTGGTCCTGCCTCTCAGCCACCAGTGTCTTCAGCCACTATGCACCTGCCCCTGGTCTTGGGGCCCCTGGGAGGGGCCCCCACGGTGGAGGGGCCTGGGGCACCCCCCTTCCTTGCTAGCAGCCTACTCTCTGCAGCGGCCAAGGCACAGCATCCCCCACTACCCCCTCCCAGCACTTTACAGGGCCGAAGGCCCCGTGCCCAGGCACCCTCAGCTTCCCACTCCTCATCACTTCGTCCCTCTCAGCGTCGTCCCCGCAGACCCCCTACTGTATTTCGATTGCTAGAAGGGAGAGGCCCTCAAACCCCTAGACGGAGCCGTCCTCGGGCCCCTGCTCCTGTCCCCCAACCCTTTTCTCTCCCAGAGCCATCCCAACCAATTCTCCCTTCTGTGCTGTCCCTGCTGGGACTCCCCACCCCTGGCCCTTCCCACTCTGATGGAAGCTTTAACCTTTTGGGGTCAGATGCAcaccttcctcctcccccaaccctctCCTCAGGgagccctccccagcccaggCACCCCATCCAGCCCTCCCTGCCTGGGACCACCAGTGGCAGCCTCAGCAGTGTGCCAG GTGCCCCTGCCCCACCAGCTGCCTCCAAAGCCCCAGTAGTCCCCAGCCCTGTGCTTCAAAGCCCATCCGAagggctggggatgggggcaggCCCGGCCTGCCCTCTGCCTCCCCTGGCTGGTGGAGAGGctttccctttccccagccctGAGCAGGGCCTGGCACTGAGTGGAGCTGGCTTCCCTGGGATGCTTGGGGCCTTGCCTCTCCCTCTGAGTCTGGggcagcctccaccttctccaTTGCTCAACCACAGTTTATTTGGTGTGCTGACTGGGGGAGGAGGACAACCTCCCCCTGAGCCCCTGCTACCCCCACCAGGAGGACCTGGTCCTCCCCTAGCCCCAGGAGAGCCTGAAGGGCCTTCGCTTTTGGTGGCTTCCTTGCTTCCTCCACCACCCTCAGACCTTCTTCCACCTCCTTCAGCACCTCCCAGCAACCTCCTTGCCTCTTTCCTGCCCCTGTTGGCTCTGGGCCCCAcagctggggatggggagggatcTGCAGAGGGAGCCGGGGGTCCAAGTGGGGAGCCATTTTCAGGCTTGGGAGACCTGTCCCCCCTACTTTTCCCCCCACTTTCAGCCCCCCCTACCCTCATAGCTTTAAATTCTGCGCTGCTGGCTGCCACCCTGGATCCCCCCTCGGGGACACCCCCCCAG ccCTGTGTCCTGAGTGCCCCCCAACCTGGACCACCTACCTCCAGTGTCACCACGGCAACTACTGACCCGGGGGCCTCCTCTCTGGGCAAGGCCCCCTCCAACTCAGGGAGACCCCCCCAACTCCTTAGCCCTCTGCTGGGTGCCAGCCTGCTGG GTGACCTGTCTTCACTGACCAGCAGCCCTGGAGCCCTCCCCAGCCTGTTGCAGCCTCCTGGCCCTCTTCTCTCTGGCCAGTTGGGGCTGCAGCTCCTCCCTGGGGGGGGAGCTCCTCCACCCCTCTCAGAGGCTTCTAGTCCCCTAGCCTGCCTGCTACAGAGTCTCCAG CAGATCCCTCCAGAGCAGCCAGAAGCCCCCTGTCTACCCCCCGAGAGCCCTGCCTCAGCCCTCGAACCAGAGCCTGCCAGGCCTCCCCTCAGTGCCTTAGCCCCACCCCATGGTTCTCCCGACCCCCCAGTCCCTGAGCTGCTCACTGGGAGGGGGTCAGGGAAACGGGGccggaggggaggagggggacttAGGGGCATTAATGGTGAGGCCAGGCCAGCCCGGGGCCGAAAGCCTGGCAGCCGGCGGGAGCCTGGCCGACTGGCCCTCAAATGGGGGACACGTGGTGGCTTCAATGGACAAATGGAAAGGTCCCCAAGAAGAACCCACCATTGGCAGCATAATGGGGAGCTGGCTGAAGGGGGTGCTGAGCCCAAGGATCCACCCCCTCCCGGGCCCCATTCTGAGGACCTTAAG GTGCCCCCGGGAGTAGTCAGAAAGTCTCGTCGTGGCCGTAGGAGAAAATACAA CCCTACCCGGAACAGCAATAGCTCCCGCCAGGACATTACCTTGGAACCCAGCCCTACAGCCCGA GCGGCTgtccctctgcctccccgggCCCGCCCTGGCCGTCCTGCCAAAAACAAGAGGAGGAAACTGGCCCCATAG
- the LOC129135244 gene encoding uncharacterized LOC128125814 homolog: MLKMSGWQRQSQNQSWNLRRECSRRKCIFIHHHT, from the exons ATGTTGAAGATGAGCGGGTGGCAGCGACAGAGCCAAAATCAGAGCTGGAACCTGAGAAGAGAG TGTTCAAGAAGGAAGTGTATCTTCATACATCACCACACCTGA
- the DDIT3 gene encoding DNA damage-inducible transcript 3 protein: MELVPATPHYPADVLFQTDPTAEMAAESLPFSFGTLSSWELEAWYEDLQEVLSSDENGGTYVSPPGNEEEESKIFTTLDPASLAWLTEEEPEPAEVTSTSQSPHSPDSSQSSLAQEEEEEDQGRTRKRKQSGHSPARAGKQRMKEKEQENERKVAQLAEENERLKQEIEHLTREVEATRRALIDRMVNLHQA; the protein is encoded by the exons ATGGAGCTTGTTCCAGCCACTCCCCATTATCCTGCAGATGTGCTTTTCCAGACTGATCCAACTGCAGAGATGGCAGCTGAGTCACTGCCTTTCTCCTTCGGGACACTGTCCAGCTGGGAGCTGGAAGCCTGGTATGAGGACCTGCAAGAGGTCCTGTCTTCAGATGAAAATGGGGGTACCTATGTTTCACCTCCTGGAAATGAAGAG GAAGAATCAAAAATCTTCACCACTCTTGACCCTGCTTCTCTGGCTTGGCTGACTGAGGAGGAGCCAGAACCAGCAGAGGTCACAAGCACCTCCCAGAGCCCTCACTCTCCAGATTCCAGTCAGAGCTCCCTGgctcaggaggaagaggaggaagaccaAGGGAGAACCAGGAAACGGAAACAGAGTGGCCATTCCCCAGCCCGGGCTGGAAAGCAGCGCATGAAGGAGAAAGAACAGGAGAATGAAAGGAAAGTGGCACAGCTAGCTGAAGAGAATGAACGGCTCAAGCAGGAAATCGAGCACCTGACCAGGGAAGTAGAGGCAACTCGCCGAGCTCTGATCGACCGAATGGTGAATCTGCACCAAGCATGA